The Xiphias gladius isolate SHS-SW01 ecotype Sanya breed wild chromosome 7, ASM1685928v1, whole genome shotgun sequence genome window below encodes:
- the LOC120791793 gene encoding sorting nexin-19-like isoform X3, with amino-acid sequence MAEVFGQRSLLGFGVVLAWLVLFHLLVNIWLLCVFTSLLVVLGGWLGSQAVLESDSVIHLERFITLEQVPTSVEDDHHLDQEIHNTVKKIIRDFVTSWYSTVSYESGFETEVQEAMISMAMELKMRAKQVDRKELLQKILDLFGCHLQDYIRAKELVSEQQTPMITKWSSESQQLWKAYFRVTTPHVAMTSDTVELNYTRAVVDLLLHVLVPLPHLETRTGRFVVGELINCNVLLPFIAKLSDPDWLNILMIEILGQSSKPQEPITTETLTSSPPITQPLAESELAPLKETTQVPQKYTEIPQARAETEIVHETEMPEVASCDVFDSKGVDCPQNNTEEQETTRPFLDHYIRGSKLNPFYQENDSDLDSPLADYKQSSTDSLVMIGQEEGVNDIRKECTTSAENNNGVDLADVCPCPVDGSCRNVLVNSEHPNGYSPSSAEGTPSITSLQDLERERSSPLVNPTRDLLLGVEQTGLGNPNDLTVVSPLQGSSPMPSFSFEPLSSPDGPVIIQNLRITGTITAKEHRGTGSHPYTLYTIKYETAMGCENPGSIQPGSEDAEVVQTSCENPSPIQPVAYHMVNRRYSEFLNLQTRLEEKTELRKLIKGVKGPKKIFPDMPFGNMDTDKIEARKGLLETFLKQLCAIPEIANSEEMQEFLALNTDARIAFVKKPFIGSRIDKIVVNAIVDTLKTAFPRSEPQSPTEDFQGEMDGGKIIGDKKSKSRLKFSSKNIPSMNGSDIRPSVLFSLEQTSTVFNRMSLQDLQAFITEQEKQAVRSEQERDDSPVVREFSVCLDDSLRGNQSREHASETALAEVALNILCLLMKEQWSWLCTENIQRTIRLLFGTLINSWNSL; translated from the exons ATGGCCGAGGTGTTTGGACAGAGGAGCTTGTTGGGTTTTGGTGTGGTGTTGGCATGGCTGGTTTTGTTCCACCTGCTGGTCAACATCTGGCTGCTCTGCGTTTTCACCAGCCTGCTGGTGGTGTTAGGTGGCTGGCTTGGCTCGCAGGCAGTCCTAGAGTCCGACAGTGTGATTCACCTGGAGAGATTTATCACACTGGAGCAG gtTCCTACCTCTGTGGAGGATGATCATCACTTGGACCAGGAGATCCACAACACAGTGAAGAAAATCATCAGGGACTTTGTCACCTCCTGGTACTCCACTGTGTCCTATGAGAGTGGTTTTGAAACTGAGGTTCAAGAGGCCATGATCTCTATGGCTATGGAGCTGAAAATGCGTGCAAAACAGGTTGACAGGAAG GAGCTGCTCCAGAAGATCCTAGATCTGTTTGGCTGCCACCTGCAGGACTACATCAGAGCCAAGGAGCTGGTGTCTGAGCAGCAGACACCCATGATAACAAAATGGAGCAGTGAGAGCCAGCAGTTGTGGAAAGCGTATTTCAGGGTTACCACACCTCATGTTGCCATGACCAGTGATACAGTTGAACTCAATTACACCAGAGCGGTTGTAGATTTATTGTTGCATGTTTTGGTGCCATTGCCACACTTGGAGACCCGCACTGGACGGTTTGTTGTCGGAGAGCTCATCAACTGCAACGTCCTTCTCCCTTTCATTGCAAAACTATCTGACCCTGACTGGTTAAACATCCTCATGATTGAAATATTGGGCCAGTCCAGCAAACCCCAGGAACCAATTACAACAGAGACACTGACTTCATCCCCACCAATAACACAACCACTTGCTGAATCAGAGCTTGCTCCACTAAAAGAGACAACACAGGTACCtcaaaaatatactgaaattCCTCAAGCAAGAGCTGAGACTGAAATTGTTCATGAGACAGAGATGCCTGAGGTTGCTTCCTGTGATGTGTTTGACTCAAAGGGGGTCGACTGTCCACAGAACAACACTGAAGAACAAGAAACTACTCGACCCTTTCTAGATCATTACATTAGAGGAAGCAAGTTAAATCCATTTTACCAGGAAAATGACTCTGACCTGGATTCTCCTTTGGCTGACTATAAACAGAGTTCCACTGATTCCCTGGTCATGATAGGCCAAGAGGAGGGTGTGAATGACATAAGGAAAGAATGTACCACATCTGCTGAAAACAACAATGGTGTGGACTTGGCGGATGTTTGTCCCTGTCCAGTGGATGGCTCCTGCCGAAATGTCCTGGTGAATTCAGAACATCCTAATGGCTACAGCCCCTCATCAGCAGAGGGGACTCCCAGTATCACCAGCCTCCAGGACTTGGAGAGGGAGCGCAGTTCCCCTTTAGTAAACCCAACCAGAGACCTTCTTCTGGGTGTAGAACAGACTGGGTTGGGGAACCCCAATGATCTGACTGTAGTCAGTCCATTGCAGGGCTCTTCCCCCATGCCATCATTCAGTTTTGAGCCCCTCAGCAGCCCTGATGGACCAGTCATCATCCAGAACCTCCGCATCACTGGCACCATCACAGCTAAGGAACACAGAGGCACTGGCTCACACCCTTACACACTATACACCATCAAA TATGAGACAGCGATGGGTTGTGAAAACCCAGGAAGCATCCAGCCAGGCTCTGAGGATGCTGAAGTTGTACAGACGAGTTGTGAGAATCCGTCTCCCATTCAGCCGGTAGCCTATCACATGGTCAACAGACGATACAGCGAGTTCCTCAACCTGCAAACACggctggaagaaaaaacagaactgagGAAACTCATCAAAG GTGTGAAAGgtccaaagaaaatatttccagACATGCCATTTGGAAACATGGACACTGACAAGATAGAGGCCCGGAAAGGACTGCTAGAAACCTTTCTAAAG CAACTCTGTGCCATCCCTGAAATAGCCAATAGTGAAGAGATGCAGGAGTTTCTGGCTCTCAATACAGATGCCAGGATTGCCTTTGTCAAGAAACCTTTCATTGGGTCACGCATAGACAAG aTTGTAGTGAATGCCATTGTGGACACCTTGAAGACAGCCTTTCCTCGATCAGAACCTCAAAGCCCCACAGAGGATTTTCagggagagatggatggagggaaaaTAATTGGGGACAAGAAGAGCAA GTCTCGTCTGAAGTTCTCTAGTAAAAACATTCCATCTATGAATGGCTCAGACATAAGACCATCGGTTTTGTTCAGTCTGGAGCAAACTAGCACA GTGTTTAACAGGATGTCCTTGCAAGATTTGCAAGCCTTTATCactgaacaagaaaaacaggCCGTCAGAAGCGAGCAAGAGAGGGATGACAGTCCAGTGGTCCGAGAATTCAGTGTCTGTCTGGATGACAGCTTGAGAGGAAATCAGAGTCGGGAACATG CATCTGAGACAGCGCTGGCGGAGGTGGCTCTGAACATCCTGTGTCTGCTGATGAAAGAGCAGTGGAGCTGGCTGTGCACTGAAAACATTCAGAGGACCATCAGGTTGCTGTTTGGGACCCTTATAAACAG ctggAATTCACTCTGA
- the LOC120791793 gene encoding sorting nexin-19-like isoform X2: MAEVFGQRSLLGFGVVLAWLVLFHLLVNIWLLCVFTSLLVVLGGWLGSQAVLESDSVIHLERFITLEQVPTSVEDDHHLDQEIHNTVKKIIRDFVTSWYSTVSYESGFETEVQEAMISMAMELKMRAKQVDRKELLQKILDLFGCHLQDYIRAKELVSEQQTPMITKWSSESQQLWKAYFRVTTPHVAMTSDTVELNYTRAVVDLLLHVLVPLPHLETRTGRFVVGELINCNVLLPFIAKLSDPDWLNILMIEILGQSSKPQEPITTETLTSSPPITQPLAESELAPLKETTQVPQKYTEIPQARAETEIVHETEMPEVASCDVFDSKGVDCPQNNTEEQETTRPFLDHYIRGSKLNPFYQENDSDLDSPLADYKQSSTDSLVMIGQEEGVNDIRKECTTSAENNNGVDLADVCPCPVDGSCRNVLVNSEHPNGYSPSSAEGTPSITSLQDLERERSSPLVNPTRDLLLGVEQTGLGNPNDLTVVSPLQGSSPMPSFSFEPLSSPDGPVIIQNLRITGTITAKEHRGTGSHPYTLYTIKYETAMGCENPGSIQPGSEDAEVVQTSCENPSPIQPVAYHMVNRRYSEFLNLQTRLEEKTELRKLIKGVKGPKKIFPDMPFGNMDTDKIEARKGLLETFLKQLCAIPEIANSEEMQEFLALNTDARIAFVKKPFIGSRIDKIVVNAIVDTLKTAFPRSEPQSPTEDFQGEMDGGKIIGDKKSKSRLKFSSKNIPSMNGSDIRPSVLFSLEQTSTVFNRMSLQDLQAFITEQEKQAVRSEQERDDSPVVREFSVCLDDSLRGNQSREHASETALAEVALNILCLLMKEQWSWLCTENIQRTIRLLFGTLINRAFWRIRRLSDHLPMCFGSALGFRPSLMR, encoded by the exons ATGGCCGAGGTGTTTGGACAGAGGAGCTTGTTGGGTTTTGGTGTGGTGTTGGCATGGCTGGTTTTGTTCCACCTGCTGGTCAACATCTGGCTGCTCTGCGTTTTCACCAGCCTGCTGGTGGTGTTAGGTGGCTGGCTTGGCTCGCAGGCAGTCCTAGAGTCCGACAGTGTGATTCACCTGGAGAGATTTATCACACTGGAGCAG gtTCCTACCTCTGTGGAGGATGATCATCACTTGGACCAGGAGATCCACAACACAGTGAAGAAAATCATCAGGGACTTTGTCACCTCCTGGTACTCCACTGTGTCCTATGAGAGTGGTTTTGAAACTGAGGTTCAAGAGGCCATGATCTCTATGGCTATGGAGCTGAAAATGCGTGCAAAACAGGTTGACAGGAAG GAGCTGCTCCAGAAGATCCTAGATCTGTTTGGCTGCCACCTGCAGGACTACATCAGAGCCAAGGAGCTGGTGTCTGAGCAGCAGACACCCATGATAACAAAATGGAGCAGTGAGAGCCAGCAGTTGTGGAAAGCGTATTTCAGGGTTACCACACCTCATGTTGCCATGACCAGTGATACAGTTGAACTCAATTACACCAGAGCGGTTGTAGATTTATTGTTGCATGTTTTGGTGCCATTGCCACACTTGGAGACCCGCACTGGACGGTTTGTTGTCGGAGAGCTCATCAACTGCAACGTCCTTCTCCCTTTCATTGCAAAACTATCTGACCCTGACTGGTTAAACATCCTCATGATTGAAATATTGGGCCAGTCCAGCAAACCCCAGGAACCAATTACAACAGAGACACTGACTTCATCCCCACCAATAACACAACCACTTGCTGAATCAGAGCTTGCTCCACTAAAAGAGACAACACAGGTACCtcaaaaatatactgaaattCCTCAAGCAAGAGCTGAGACTGAAATTGTTCATGAGACAGAGATGCCTGAGGTTGCTTCCTGTGATGTGTTTGACTCAAAGGGGGTCGACTGTCCACAGAACAACACTGAAGAACAAGAAACTACTCGACCCTTTCTAGATCATTACATTAGAGGAAGCAAGTTAAATCCATTTTACCAGGAAAATGACTCTGACCTGGATTCTCCTTTGGCTGACTATAAACAGAGTTCCACTGATTCCCTGGTCATGATAGGCCAAGAGGAGGGTGTGAATGACATAAGGAAAGAATGTACCACATCTGCTGAAAACAACAATGGTGTGGACTTGGCGGATGTTTGTCCCTGTCCAGTGGATGGCTCCTGCCGAAATGTCCTGGTGAATTCAGAACATCCTAATGGCTACAGCCCCTCATCAGCAGAGGGGACTCCCAGTATCACCAGCCTCCAGGACTTGGAGAGGGAGCGCAGTTCCCCTTTAGTAAACCCAACCAGAGACCTTCTTCTGGGTGTAGAACAGACTGGGTTGGGGAACCCCAATGATCTGACTGTAGTCAGTCCATTGCAGGGCTCTTCCCCCATGCCATCATTCAGTTTTGAGCCCCTCAGCAGCCCTGATGGACCAGTCATCATCCAGAACCTCCGCATCACTGGCACCATCACAGCTAAGGAACACAGAGGCACTGGCTCACACCCTTACACACTATACACCATCAAA TATGAGACAGCGATGGGTTGTGAAAACCCAGGAAGCATCCAGCCAGGCTCTGAGGATGCTGAAGTTGTACAGACGAGTTGTGAGAATCCGTCTCCCATTCAGCCGGTAGCCTATCACATGGTCAACAGACGATACAGCGAGTTCCTCAACCTGCAAACACggctggaagaaaaaacagaactgagGAAACTCATCAAAG GTGTGAAAGgtccaaagaaaatatttccagACATGCCATTTGGAAACATGGACACTGACAAGATAGAGGCCCGGAAAGGACTGCTAGAAACCTTTCTAAAG CAACTCTGTGCCATCCCTGAAATAGCCAATAGTGAAGAGATGCAGGAGTTTCTGGCTCTCAATACAGATGCCAGGATTGCCTTTGTCAAGAAACCTTTCATTGGGTCACGCATAGACAAG aTTGTAGTGAATGCCATTGTGGACACCTTGAAGACAGCCTTTCCTCGATCAGAACCTCAAAGCCCCACAGAGGATTTTCagggagagatggatggagggaaaaTAATTGGGGACAAGAAGAGCAA GTCTCGTCTGAAGTTCTCTAGTAAAAACATTCCATCTATGAATGGCTCAGACATAAGACCATCGGTTTTGTTCAGTCTGGAGCAAACTAGCACA GTGTTTAACAGGATGTCCTTGCAAGATTTGCAAGCCTTTATCactgaacaagaaaaacaggCCGTCAGAAGCGAGCAAGAGAGGGATGACAGTCCAGTGGTCCGAGAATTCAGTGTCTGTCTGGATGACAGCTTGAGAGGAAATCAGAGTCGGGAACATG CATCTGAGACAGCGCTGGCGGAGGTGGCTCTGAACATCCTGTGTCTGCTGATGAAAGAGCAGTGGAGCTGGCTGTGCACTGAAAACATTCAGAGGACCATCAGGTTGCTGTTTGGGACCCTTATAAACAG GGCTTTCTGGAGGATCCGGAGGCTTTCCGACCACCTGCCGATGTGTTTTGGGTCTGCCCTGGGGTTTCGTCCCAGTTTGATGCGTTAG